In Nothobranchius furzeri strain GRZ-AD chromosome 18, NfurGRZ-RIMD1, whole genome shotgun sequence, a single genomic region encodes these proteins:
- the nkx2.4a gene encoding NK2 homeobox 4a isoform X1 codes for MSLSPKHTTPFSVTDILSPIEETYKKFGTMDGAGNLTSPLGAYRQPQVSQTGMQQHSMGHNAAVATTYHMPHGVSQFSHSAMGGYCNGSIGNMGDLPSYQESMRNSAAATGWYSANPDPRYSTISRFMGPSTGMNMTGMGGLTGMADASKAMPALHAAPRRKRRVLFSQAQVYELERRFKQQKYLSAPEREHLASMIHLTPTQVKIWFQNHRYKMKRQAKDKAAQQLQQQQDGNLCQQQAQSPRRVAVPVLVKDGKPCQNGSNTPTPNQQQVQQNQQQNQQQNGAGVVLASSTGGLGQHQNQQQQQVSALELEEMSPSPPSLHSQLNMAQMDSSAVDYTSSMVNSNLLYGRTW; via the exons ATGTCGTTGAGCCCAAAGCATACAACGCCTTTTTCAGTCACAGATATTTTGAGTCCAATCGAGGAGACCTACAAGAAGTTTGGTACCATGGACGGCGCAGGGAACCTAACCTCTCCACTGGGAGCCTACCGACAGCCTCAGGTGTCTCAGACCGGCATGCAGCAGCACTCCATGGGCCACAATGCCGCCGTGGCCACCACTTACCACATGCCGCACGGCGTCTCCCAGTTCTCCCACAGCGCAATGGGGGGATACTGCAATGGAAGCATTGGCAACATGGGAGACCTCCCGTCGTACCAGGAAAGCATGCGGAATAGCGCAGCAGCAACAGGATGGTACAGCGCGAATCCTGATCCAAGATACTCCACAA TTTCTAGATTCATGGGACCTTCCACAGGTATGAACATGACCGGCATGGGGGGCCTCACGGGGATGGCGGACGCCAGCAAAGCCATGCCAGCTCTCCACGCTGCGCCCAGGAGGAAACGGCGGGTCCTGTTCTCGCAGGCTCAGGTCTACGAGCTGGAGAGGAGATTTAAGCAGCAGAAATACCTGTCGGCGCCCGAGAGGGAGCACCTGGCCAGCATGATCCACCTGACGCCGACCCAGGTGAAAATCTGGTTTCAGAACCACCGGTACAAGATGAAGCGCCAAGCCAAGGACAAGGCggcgcagcagctgcagcagcaacagGACGGCAACCTGTGCCAGCAACAGGCGCAGTCCCCGCGGCGCGTGGCCGTGCCCGTTCTGGTGAAGGACGGTAAACCGTGTCAGAACGGCTCCAACACGCCGACGCCAAACCAGCAACAGGTGCAACAGAACCAGCAACAGAACCAACAACAGAACGGAGCTGGAGTCGTGCTCGCATCCTCGACCGGCGGCCTGGGCCAGCATcaaaaccagcagcagcagcaggtgagcGCGCTGGAGCTGGAGGAGATGTCGCCCAGCCCCCCCTCGCTGCACAGCCAGCTGAACATGGCCCAGATGGACTCGTCTGCTGTAGATTACACCAGTAGCATGGTCAACTCAAACCTCCTGTACGGCAGAACGTGGTAG
- the nkx2.4a gene encoding NK2 homeobox 4a isoform X2, whose translation MSLSPKHTTPFSVTDILSPIEETYKKFGTMDGAGNLTSPLGAYRQPQVSQTGMQQHSMGHNAAVATTYHMPHGVSQFSHSAMGGYCNGSIGNMGDLPSYQESMRNSAAATGWYSANPDPRYSTSMNMTGMGGLTGMADASKAMPALHAAPRRKRRVLFSQAQVYELERRFKQQKYLSAPEREHLASMIHLTPTQVKIWFQNHRYKMKRQAKDKAAQQLQQQQDGNLCQQQAQSPRRVAVPVLVKDGKPCQNGSNTPTPNQQQVQQNQQQNQQQNGAGVVLASSTGGLGQHQNQQQQQVSALELEEMSPSPPSLHSQLNMAQMDSSAVDYTSSMVNSNLLYGRTW comes from the exons ATGTCGTTGAGCCCAAAGCATACAACGCCTTTTTCAGTCACAGATATTTTGAGTCCAATCGAGGAGACCTACAAGAAGTTTGGTACCATGGACGGCGCAGGGAACCTAACCTCTCCACTGGGAGCCTACCGACAGCCTCAGGTGTCTCAGACCGGCATGCAGCAGCACTCCATGGGCCACAATGCCGCCGTGGCCACCACTTACCACATGCCGCACGGCGTCTCCCAGTTCTCCCACAGCGCAATGGGGGGATACTGCAATGGAAGCATTGGCAACATGGGAGACCTCCCGTCGTACCAGGAAAGCATGCGGAATAGCGCAGCAGCAACAGGATGGTACAGCGCGAATCCTGATCCAAGATACTCCACAA GTATGAACATGACCGGCATGGGGGGCCTCACGGGGATGGCGGACGCCAGCAAAGCCATGCCAGCTCTCCACGCTGCGCCCAGGAGGAAACGGCGGGTCCTGTTCTCGCAGGCTCAGGTCTACGAGCTGGAGAGGAGATTTAAGCAGCAGAAATACCTGTCGGCGCCCGAGAGGGAGCACCTGGCCAGCATGATCCACCTGACGCCGACCCAGGTGAAAATCTGGTTTCAGAACCACCGGTACAAGATGAAGCGCCAAGCCAAGGACAAGGCggcgcagcagctgcagcagcaacagGACGGCAACCTGTGCCAGCAACAGGCGCAGTCCCCGCGGCGCGTGGCCGTGCCCGTTCTGGTGAAGGACGGTAAACCGTGTCAGAACGGCTCCAACACGCCGACGCCAAACCAGCAACAGGTGCAACAGAACCAGCAACAGAACCAACAACAGAACGGAGCTGGAGTCGTGCTCGCATCCTCGACCGGCGGCCTGGGCCAGCATcaaaaccagcagcagcagcaggtgagcGCGCTGGAGCTGGAGGAGATGTCGCCCAGCCCCCCCTCGCTGCACAGCCAGCTGAACATGGCCCAGATGGACTCGTCTGCTGTAGATTACACCAGTAGCATGGTCAACTCAAACCTCCTGTACGGCAGAACGTGGTAG